From the Fibrobacter sp. UWB10 genome, one window contains:
- a CDS encoding TIGR03960 family B12-binding radical SAM protein — translation MTILEKIALALPAVESPARYMGGEANSVVKDHSQMLCRMAFVFPDKYEIGMSNNGIRILYHVINREPDLLCEVSFAPWDDMAKEMEKYDIPLYSYASYTPVRDFEVVGMTLQTELNFTNVPYVLDIARIPVWQKDRREEDPILVAGGPAMANPEPVVDFFDAFMIGDGEDMIIKFLRCVGEGRKAKLPRAQILENLSKIDGVYVPSLRPTVINEFGDIVPAEPAKGSYQNTNGVRRQFIPVMDPKNYPIKNLIANMQLVHNRFSVEVMRGCAQGCRFCQAGIWYRPCRELDPDDVLDIAKAGIKATGERELGLLSLSTADYKPVEGLTDSIIDDPFFDTVDVSLPSIRVNAFGETLAQKISALKGGRSATFAPETGSERIRKMINKTISDQDMYNAAEHAFSSGFNKIKLYTMIGFPTENEQDMEAFCNLIENLVKIGRKYLRGCQIAVSMGILIPKSFTGLQWAPFMDKETALKHIRYVRERFFRHPNVKVNWAGWETSFLEAIYSRGDRRLGPVIYAAYKKGIIFESDSYRFDFEKWQQVWEECGYDTSWVYRMREKDEVFPWDFIHAGTSKQYLRGEWEKAFKEDSAPVPNCKWGDCQKCGIPGFGAEIKLANDPVRHKAPSRTPEEIKKLVAERRPTQKSCHSYKITFKKTGLSRFLPHQNMLSFFERTFLCAGIPIKFSEGFSPKPRISNMGALPLGLETYCEVISVDLLQPLDISKENLPKIMAELSRPFPRGMEIVNIEPLKEKLSKHMPTAMIYSFTPESIPEGIMEKFESKTLPVVLNHRGQEINLNEHILGIQIAGGAIILKIKCNNMGTTASPFNIYAALMGVNFDPKKLDEASRRFLIKKIAMEW, via the coding sequence ATGACCATTCTTGAAAAGATTGCCCTTGCCCTCCCCGCTGTCGAATCCCCCGCCCGCTATATGGGTGGCGAAGCGAACAGTGTCGTAAAGGACCACAGCCAGATGCTTTGCCGCATGGCATTTGTGTTCCCCGACAAGTACGAAATCGGCATGAGCAATAACGGAATCCGCATTCTGTACCATGTCATTAACCGCGAACCGGACTTGCTGTGCGAAGTTTCCTTTGCTCCGTGGGACGACATGGCAAAAGAAATGGAAAAATACGACATTCCGCTGTACAGCTACGCAAGCTATACACCGGTGCGTGATTTCGAAGTGGTCGGCATGACGCTCCAGACGGAGCTCAACTTTACGAATGTGCCCTACGTGCTTGACATCGCGCGCATTCCCGTGTGGCAAAAAGACCGCCGTGAAGAAGATCCGATTCTGGTGGCAGGCGGCCCTGCCATGGCAAACCCCGAGCCGGTCGTAGACTTTTTCGACGCCTTCATGATTGGTGATGGCGAAGACATGATTATCAAGTTCCTGCGCTGCGTAGGCGAAGGACGCAAGGCCAAACTCCCCCGCGCCCAGATTCTAGAGAATTTGTCTAAAATCGATGGTGTGTACGTACCGAGTCTGCGCCCCACTGTCATCAATGAATTTGGCGACATCGTTCCTGCAGAACCCGCCAAGGGCAGCTACCAGAATACGAACGGAGTGCGCAGGCAGTTCATTCCGGTAATGGACCCGAAGAACTACCCCATCAAGAACTTGATTGCCAACATGCAGCTGGTGCATAACCGATTCAGCGTCGAAGTCATGCGCGGTTGCGCCCAAGGTTGCCGTTTCTGCCAAGCCGGCATTTGGTACAGGCCCTGCCGAGAACTTGACCCCGATGACGTTTTGGACATCGCCAAAGCAGGCATCAAGGCTACCGGCGAACGCGAACTTGGACTTCTTTCGCTCTCTACCGCCGACTACAAGCCTGTAGAAGGCCTGACCGATTCCATCATTGACGACCCGTTCTTCGACACTGTAGATGTAAGTCTCCCGAGTATCCGCGTGAACGCCTTCGGCGAAACGCTCGCCCAAAAGATTTCTGCCCTCAAGGGTGGCCGCAGCGCGACCTTCGCTCCCGAAACGGGTTCCGAACGAATCCGCAAGATGATCAATAAGACCATCAGCGACCAAGACATGTACAACGCCGCCGAACACGCCTTTAGTAGCGGATTCAACAAGATTAAGTTGTACACAATGATCGGTTTCCCGACCGAAAACGAGCAGGATATGGAAGCGTTCTGCAACCTGATTGAAAACCTCGTGAAAATCGGTCGCAAGTACCTGCGCGGATGCCAGATTGCCGTGAGCATGGGCATTCTGATCCCGAAGTCCTTTACCGGTCTGCAATGGGCTCCGTTCATGGACAAGGAAACCGCCCTCAAGCATATCCGCTACGTGCGCGAACGATTCTTTAGACACCCGAACGTGAAGGTGAACTGGGCCGGCTGGGAAACAAGCTTCCTCGAAGCCATATACAGCCGCGGCGACCGCAGGCTCGGCCCCGTGATTTACGCCGCCTACAAGAAGGGAATTATCTTCGAAAGCGACTCTTACCGTTTTGATTTTGAAAAATGGCAGCAGGTCTGGGAAGAATGTGGCTATGACACCAGCTGGGTGTACCGCATGCGCGAAAAAGACGAAGTGTTCCCATGGGATTTCATTCACGCCGGTACAAGCAAACAGTACCTGCGCGGCGAATGGGAAAAAGCATTCAAGGAAGATTCCGCCCCCGTGCCCAACTGCAAATGGGGTGATTGCCAGAAGTGCGGTATTCCGGGCTTCGGCGCCGAAATCAAACTCGCTAACGACCCGGTACGTCACAAGGCTCCGAGCCGCACGCCCGAAGAAATCAAGAAACTTGTCGCTGAACGCCGCCCCACGCAAAAGAGCTGCCACAGCTACAAGATTACCTTCAAGAAAACAGGCCTCAGCCGATTCTTGCCGCACCAGAACATGCTCAGTTTCTTCGAACGCACGTTCCTTTGCGCAGGCATTCCCATCAAGTTCAGCGAAGGCTTCAGTCCGAAACCCCGCATTTCGAACATGGGCGCACTCCCGCTCGGTCTTGAAACCTACTGCGAAGTCATCAGCGTAGACCTTCTGCAACCGCTCGACATATCCAAGGAAAATCTGCCAAAGATTATGGCCGAACTTTCGAGGCCCTTCCCGCGCGGCATGGAAATCGTGAACATAGAACCGCTCAAGGAAAAGCTATCGAAGCACATGCCGACGGCAATGATTTATTCATTCACGCCTGAATCCATTCCCGAAGGCATCATGGAAAAGTTTGAAAGCAAGACGCTCCCCGTGGTACTCAACCACCGCGGTCAAGAAATCAACTTGAACGAGCATATTCTTGGAATTCAAATTGCAGGCGGCGCCATTATCCTTAAAATCAAGTGTAACAACATGGGCACCACCGCCAGCCCGTTCAACATTTACGCAGCCCTGATGGGCGTCAATTTCGATCCCAAGAAGCTTGACGAGGCGTCAAGACGCTTCCTTATCAAGAAAATTGCGATGGAATGGTAA